A region of Chitinophaga horti DNA encodes the following proteins:
- the murC gene encoding UDP-N-acetylmuramate--L-alanine ligase, protein MELKSIKRVYFIGIGGIGMSAIARFFNERGVTVTGYDRTSTVLTRQLEAEGISIHYTDDVNLLDKATNLVVYTPAIPAAHTELTWYRDNAYEVVKRSDVLQEITRDLFAITVAGTHGKTTVSTMIAHLLRHTGYGCNAFLGGVSVNYDRNFWSSDKAVAVIEADEYDRSFLKLSPDIAILTAMDADHLDIYGTAEAVEDAFIQYTKNIKPNGTLLVRFGLHRNSDLKATNKLKYSLQNDAANVYAQNIKMENGGYIFDVVQQDWMICDIKMHIGGMHNVENAVAAITVAHLLGIDSDKIREAMEAFKGIKRRFEYLVKKEELVYIDDYAHHPEELRALITSAKTLFPEKRCIVIFQPHLFTRTRDFADGFAESLSLADEVILLPIYPARELPIEGVTSEMIAAKIEGPAVTIIPRDKVVAWVKEQQPELLITAGAGDIDLLREPLKELLS, encoded by the coding sequence ATGGAGCTGAAAAGCATAAAGAGGGTTTACTTCATTGGTATCGGCGGCATTGGCATGAGTGCCATCGCCCGCTTTTTCAATGAAAGGGGCGTAACAGTAACCGGTTACGACCGTACCTCTACTGTGCTTACCCGCCAACTGGAAGCAGAAGGCATCAGCATTCATTATACGGATGATGTAAACCTGCTGGATAAAGCCACTAATCTTGTGGTGTATACACCAGCCATCCCGGCAGCTCATACAGAGCTTACCTGGTACCGCGACAATGCTTACGAGGTAGTAAAACGTAGTGATGTACTGCAGGAGATTACCCGCGACCTGTTCGCCATTACCGTGGCCGGCACGCATGGTAAAACGACGGTATCTACGATGATCGCACACCTGCTGCGTCATACGGGTTACGGTTGCAATGCCTTCCTGGGTGGGGTGAGTGTAAACTATGACCGCAACTTCTGGAGCAGCGACAAAGCCGTGGCAGTCATTGAGGCAGATGAATACGATCGCTCCTTCCTGAAACTGAGTCCGGACATTGCGATTCTTACTGCCATGGACGCCGACCACCTGGACATTTACGGCACGGCAGAAGCAGTGGAAGACGCCTTCATCCAGTATACGAAGAACATTAAACCTAACGGTACGCTGCTCGTGCGCTTCGGCCTGCACCGCAACAGCGACCTGAAGGCGACCAATAAACTGAAGTACAGCCTGCAGAACGACGCTGCAAATGTGTACGCGCAAAACATCAAAATGGAGAACGGCGGCTACATCTTCGATGTGGTGCAGCAGGACTGGATGATTTGCGATATCAAAATGCACATAGGTGGCATGCACAACGTGGAGAACGCGGTGGCCGCCATCACAGTAGCACACCTGCTCGGCATCGATTCGGACAAGATCCGCGAGGCTATGGAGGCGTTCAAGGGCATCAAGAGAAGATTTGAGTACCTGGTAAAAAAAGAGGAACTGGTGTATATCGACGACTATGCACACCACCCAGAGGAACTGCGCGCACTGATTACCAGCGCGAAAACGCTCTTCCCGGAGAAACGTTGCATCGTCATCTTCCAACCACACCTGTTCACCCGCACCCGGGACTTTGCAGATGGCTTTGCAGAAAGCCTTTCGCTGGCAGATGAGGTGATCTTACTCCCTATCTACCCGGCCCGCGAACTGCCGATAGAAGGTGTTACCAGCGAAATGATTGCCGCTAAAATAGAAGGCCCGGCCGTTACCATCATCCCACGCGACAAGGTAGTAGCATGGGTGAAAGAGCAACAACCGGAACTGTTGATTACCGCCGGGGCAGGCGACATTGACCTGCTTCGCGAACCTTTAAAAGAATTATTAAGCTGA
- the murG gene encoding undecaprenyldiphospho-muramoylpentapeptide beta-N-acetylglucosaminyltransferase, which translates to MPHKVIIAGGGTGGHIFPAIAIANALRKAEQDIDILFVGATGKMEMEKVPQAGYKIEGLEIVGFNRSNIFKNILLPFKLIRSLFKAKAILKRFQPDAVVGVGGYASFPILKAAQRLGIPTLIQEQNSYAGKSNKILARNAAKICVGYDGMEKFFPADKIVYTGNPVRSNISQSSVSKADAMTHFGLDVNKPTVFAVGGSLGAKSINESLQPLLAEFVNRDVQLIWQTGKLYYDTAKAASSQYASHVKVFDFINVMDFAYKAADVVVSRAGALAIAELCVVKKPTIFVPYPFAAEDHQTANAMSLVSKHAALLVKDDAARTTLGNELFSLVNNKALREQLETNIAALGNTNADVVIAKEVQKLWS; encoded by the coding sequence ATGCCACACAAAGTAATCATAGCAGGCGGAGGTACCGGGGGACATATATTCCCGGCGATTGCCATTGCAAATGCTTTGCGTAAAGCAGAACAAGATATCGATATCCTGTTTGTCGGCGCCACCGGTAAAATGGAAATGGAAAAAGTTCCGCAGGCAGGATATAAAATAGAAGGACTTGAAATCGTCGGCTTTAACAGGAGCAACATCTTTAAAAACATCCTGCTTCCGTTTAAGCTGATACGCAGCCTGTTTAAAGCGAAGGCTATCCTTAAACGCTTCCAACCAGATGCAGTAGTGGGCGTTGGCGGTTATGCCAGCTTCCCGATTTTAAAGGCGGCGCAGCGACTGGGTATTCCCACGCTCATACAGGAGCAAAACTCCTATGCAGGCAAGAGTAATAAAATACTGGCCCGCAACGCTGCAAAGATTTGCGTAGGCTACGACGGGATGGAGAAGTTTTTCCCGGCAGATAAAATAGTGTATACCGGCAATCCCGTACGCAGCAACATCAGCCAGTCTTCTGTTTCGAAGGCAGATGCGATGACGCACTTCGGGCTTGACGTGAATAAACCCACCGTTTTCGCGGTGGGTGGCAGTTTAGGTGCTAAGTCCATCAACGAATCGCTGCAGCCGCTGCTGGCAGAATTTGTGAACCGAGACGTGCAACTGATCTGGCAAACCGGCAAATTGTATTACGATACGGCGAAAGCTGCGTCTTCGCAATATGCCAGCCATGTAAAGGTGTTCGACTTCATTAATGTGATGGATTTCGCCTACAAGGCAGCCGACGTAGTAGTATCCCGGGCGGGAGCACTGGCCATTGCGGAACTTTGCGTGGTAAAGAAGCCGACGATCTTTGTGCCCTACCCTTTTGCCGCAGAAGATCATCAAACGGCCAACGCCATGAGCCTGGTGAGCAAACATGCGGCGCTGCTCGTTAAAGACGATGCAGCACGCACCACACTGGGTAATGAACTGTTCAGCCTCGTAAACAACAAGGCGCTCAGGGAGCAACTGGAAACAAATATCGCCGCACTGGGTAATACCAATGCGGATGTAGTCATAGCTAAAGAGGTACAAAAATTATGGAGCTGA
- a CDS encoding FtsW/RodA/SpoVE family cell cycle protein, which yields MSRLMKTQGDKVIWTIVFFLSAVSLLAVYSSTGSLAYRARNGHTEYFLVKQLTLLGLGLLIIYFAHRVNYTIYSRVAQIGFLLSIPLLMYTLAFGSNYNDASRWIRLPVVNLTFQTSDIAKLAIFMYVSRQLSKKQQVITDFKKGFLPIIVPVGIICLLIMPANMSTALLLGASCMLLCFIGRVPLKYLMGMIGAGLVLVILMFAFAQITGIEMRTKTWSKRIESYTRGENHEVPYQVQQANFGIASGGLFGKGPGNSTARNFLPHPYSDFIYAIIIEEYGIFGAFLILACYMLLLLRSIRIFKNCPYAFGAFLSLGLSVTLVIQALMNMGVNVGLLPVTGVTLPLVSMGGSSVIFTSLAIGIILSVSRQVEEIVGKQEVTNVPVAA from the coding sequence GTGAGTAGGCTGATGAAAACACAAGGTGATAAGGTGATCTGGACGATCGTGTTTTTCCTGTCCGCAGTAAGCCTGCTGGCCGTGTATAGTTCCACCGGCTCGCTGGCTTACCGTGCCCGCAATGGTCATACGGAGTATTTCCTGGTAAAACAGTTAACACTTCTGGGCCTCGGGTTGCTCATTATATATTTCGCGCACCGCGTGAATTACACGATTTATTCTCGCGTGGCGCAGATAGGCTTCCTGTTGTCGATCCCGCTGCTGATGTATACGCTGGCCTTCGGGTCCAACTACAACGACGCCAGCCGCTGGATCAGGCTACCGGTAGTGAACTTAACTTTTCAAACATCGGATATTGCCAAGCTGGCGATATTCATGTACGTATCGCGCCAGTTGTCTAAAAAACAACAGGTGATTACGGATTTCAAGAAAGGCTTTTTGCCGATCATTGTTCCGGTAGGCATCATCTGCCTGCTGATCATGCCGGCCAATATGTCGACCGCCCTGTTACTGGGTGCCAGTTGCATGCTGCTGTGTTTTATCGGTCGCGTGCCTTTGAAGTATCTGATGGGGATGATAGGCGCCGGATTAGTGCTGGTTATCCTCATGTTTGCCTTCGCACAGATTACAGGAATTGAAATGCGTACTAAAACATGGTCCAAAAGGATAGAAAGTTATACACGTGGAGAAAATCATGAGGTACCCTACCAGGTGCAGCAGGCTAACTTCGGAATCGCGTCTGGCGGGCTTTTCGGCAAAGGTCCGGGTAACAGTACGGCCCGTAATTTCCTGCCACACCCGTACTCGGATTTCATCTATGCAATAATAATTGAGGAGTATGGTATCTTTGGCGCCTTTTTAATATTAGCCTGTTACATGCTGCTGCTCTTACGGAGTATACGCATTTTTAAGAACTGTCCTTATGCTTTTGGAGCATTCCTGTCATTAGGACTAAGTGTGACGCTCGTAATACAGGCGCTTATGAATATGGGCGTGAATGTGGGGCTGCTGCCCGTAACTGGTGTAACCCTGCCCCTGGTAAGTATGGGCGGCTCGTCCGTCATCTTCACCAGTCTCGCTATAGGTATCATCCTTAGCGTATCGCGGCAGGTAGAAGAAATTGTGGGCAAACAGGAGGTTACCAATGTGCCGGTAGCGGCATAA
- a CDS encoding cell division protein FtsQ/DivIB, translating into MQSKTKIVFKRIGKALLWAGALSGFVCLLVAAVNDKNQSKIKGITVKMSGDDTNFFISEKDIKALIASGPQKNPVGKPVSEMNLAALEKLVERDPWVKSAEIFIDNNNRLTVDVRQRDPLARVFTFTGNSFYLDDEGGRIPVSDRHSARVPVFTGFPSDAAKLTRTDSLLFSQIADIANYISKDTFWLAQVEQVVITEDKKFELIPKLGDHVIEFGQGTDVAKKFDKLLVFYREGLSKVGWNTYTRINIAYEGQVVGTRRDGKAAPPPPPPVDSTVNIDVHSAVTASAPPPKPERRPDKPPERTATRPATATVRPAGQQPRAIYRPNQNNRN; encoded by the coding sequence ATGCAGTCTAAAACTAAGATAGTATTCAAACGCATCGGCAAGGCGCTCCTCTGGGCAGGCGCGCTGTCGGGCTTTGTATGCTTGCTGGTGGCGGCTGTTAATGATAAGAACCAGTCGAAGATCAAAGGCATTACCGTTAAAATGTCCGGCGACGATACGAATTTTTTTATCAGCGAAAAAGATATTAAAGCGCTGATTGCGAGCGGCCCACAGAAGAATCCTGTAGGCAAACCGGTAAGCGAAATGAACCTCGCAGCGCTGGAAAAGCTGGTAGAGCGCGATCCATGGGTAAAGTCGGCCGAGATATTTATCGACAATAATAACCGTTTAACCGTAGACGTCAGGCAACGCGATCCACTGGCACGCGTGTTCACTTTTACCGGCAACAGTTTTTATCTCGATGACGAAGGTGGCCGCATTCCGGTGAGTGATCGTCATTCCGCCAGGGTGCCTGTCTTCACCGGCTTCCCCTCCGATGCGGCGAAACTCACGCGTACAGACAGCCTGCTGTTCAGTCAGATCGCGGATATTGCCAACTACATCAGCAAAGACACGTTCTGGCTCGCACAGGTGGAACAGGTGGTAATTACGGAAGACAAGAAGTTTGAATTGATACCCAAATTGGGTGATCATGTAATAGAATTCGGACAAGGCACGGATGTTGCGAAGAAGTTTGACAAGCTGCTCGTTTTCTACCGCGAAGGACTCAGTAAAGTAGGATGGAATACATACACACGTATCAACATCGCTTACGAAGGTCAGGTAGTAGGAACCAGAAGAGATGGGAAAGCAGCGCCACCTCCTCCGCCTCCAGTTGATTCAACCGTGAATATAGATGTGCATTCGGCGGTAACAGCCTCGGCCCCGCCGCCAAAGCCGGAAAGAAGGCCAGACAAGCCACCGGAGCGAACGGCCACCAGGCCTGCCACAGCTACGGTAAGGCCTGCCGGTCAACAGCCAAGAGCCATTTACCGGCCCAATCAAAACAACAGAAACTAA